The following proteins are encoded in a genomic region of Ostrea edulis chromosome 7, xbOstEdul1.1, whole genome shotgun sequence:
- the LOC125653978 gene encoding forkhead box protein H1-like produces the protein MSSRGSSFPPYTMSSMIIYAIWYSPRKALTLTEICSALESMFQLYDGNDKVWYDKVRNALRKYDHFIKSDHPNSSRKKQWSVDISLVPNTSFRKQTTRKETFDNWPNRLHQYLCLPEIELPEVVPSCVTPCTQPPQVKSSGLSFGIDRILSMSPRSAKQRSVVDVSAPRDNHNTTCDSFCSVFDSTNEDSDFLSRDSVHEVSISCSSMEKFRGDSDASSSHDIHDFGHSTRILSDASIVSLDAPCSPIEPELSLSDIFAGVDELQSILEPDDVMDFIPSEEFGAVSPAESHNLSALESIADFLIPTQCSGDFIEDFGPYLRDL, from the exons atgtcCAGCAGAGGTAGCTCTTTTCCTCCATACACCATGTCTTCCATGATCATTTACGCCATATGGTATTCCCCCAGGAAGGCCCTGACCTTGACCGAGATCTGCAGTGCTCTGGAGTCCATGTTTCAACTGTATGACGGCAACGACAAGGTTTGGTACGATAAAGTCCGTAACGCTCTCCGGAAGTACGACCACTTCATCAAGTCGGACCACCCAAACAGTTCTAGGAAAAAACAATGGAGCGTCGATATCTCTTTGGTACCGAACACGTCATTCCGGAAGCAGACGACACGCAAGGAAACGTTTGACAACTGGCCCAATCGTCTTCATCAGTACCTGTGTTTGCCCGAAATCGAGCTTCCCGAGGTTGTGCCTTCGTGTGTCACCCCGTGTA CTCAGCCTCCCCAAGTTAAGTCTTCTGGACTTAGTTTTGGAATTGACCGAATTCTCAGCATGTCTCCAAGATCCGCTAAGCAGCGATCGGTCGTAGATGTCTCAGCTCCACGTGACAATCACAACACCACGTGCGATTCCTTTTGCAGTGTTTTCGATTCTACAAATGAAGATAGCGATTTTCTGTCACGTGATTCAGTTCATGAGGTGAGCATTAGCTGCTCATCCATGGAAAAATTCCGAGGGGATTCCGATGCATCATCATCTCACGATATCCATGATTTCGGGCATTCCACGCGCATTCTTTCAGACGCCAGCATCGTTTCCCTGGATGCGCCCTGTTCTCCTATAGAACCGGAACTCTCCCTCAGTGATATTTTTGCTGGTGTTGATGAACTGCAGTCTATTTTGGAACCAGATGACGTCATGGATTTCATACCATCTGAGGAGTTTGGCGCTGTCTCACCTGCTGAGAGCCATAATTTGTCAGCTTTGGAGTCGATTGCGGACTTTTTGATCCCCACGCAGTGCTCTGGTGATTTCATTGAAGACTTCGGCCCCTACCTTCGGGATTTGTGA
- the LOC125655441 gene encoding deoxyribonuclease-1-like — protein MKTFVLLAMMALASVAYSASVSRGSSKASRDLLICAFNIKTFGKSKMADEELAEYIKQIVLRYDIILIQEIRDVSGEAIQQLWSMVNTTMPYGMTISERLGRSSYKEQYAYFYRLSSLQLVGTHQYDDGPDDYSDDFEREPYSVLFQPIGGSAGDAFVVTGIHAKPADAVAEIGFLENVYYDVYNHWRISNVVVMGDFNADCSYASEAKLSGKTFYSDPKFHWLIDWDADTTTSSTDCAYDRIVVTGSRMVASVIPSTADVFRFDLALNLNYDRAYDLSDHYPVEVRLSW, from the exons ATGAAGACTTTCGTGCTGCTCGCTATGATGGCCCTGGCCAGCGTGGCGTATTCTGCCTCCGTATCTAGGGGGTCCTCAAAAGCCTCACGTGACCTTCTGATCTGCGCCTTCAACATCAAGACCTTCGGGAAATCCAAAATGGCTGACGAAGAGTTGGCAGAATATATCAAACAG ATAGTTCTGCGTTATGACATCATACTGATTCAGGAAATCCGAGACGTTAGCGGAGAGGCGATCCAACAACTGTGGTCAATGGTTAACAC CACCATGCCTTACGGTATGACCATCAGTGAACGATTGGGTCGATCCTCATACAAAGAGCAATACGCATACTTCTACAG GTTGTCTAGCCTTCAATTAGTCGGAACCCATCAATATGACGACGGACCCGATGACTACAGTGACGATTTTGAGAGGGAACCATACAGTGTTCTTTTTCAACCTATAGGCGGATCCGCAG GGGATGCTTTCGTGGTTACGGGAATCCACGCCAAACCTGCTGATGCTGTGGCTGAGATCGGTTTTCTGGAAAATGTATACTATGATGTCTACAACCACTGGAGAATATCG AATGTGGTTGTGATGGGGGATTTCAATGCTGATTGCTCCTATGCTTCGGAGGCAAAACTGTCCGGTAAAACGTTCTATTCCGACCCTAAATTTCACTGGTTAATCGATTGGGACGCTGACACCACCACCTCCTCCACAGACTGCGCTTACGACAG AATCGTGGTGACCGGAAGCAGAATGGTGGCGTCTGTAATCCCTTCCACTGCCGATGTTTTCCGATTTGATTTAGCATTAAATCTCAATTATGATCGG GCTTACGATCTAAGTGACCACTACCCAGTGGAGGTCAGACTGAGCTGGTAA